The following proteins are co-located in the Shouchella hunanensis genome:
- a CDS encoding DUF2777 family protein, which yields MDRYEAQQQIGSLLVIDLGEKGTYLGELLSVLTEPKRPWRGRIQIKSVVTLPEFIFQKETIAIHEIPYSEDDVDTFASQYLKARSPHIHVESYIDSILTDLKKRHIRLKNSGAPSSVELEALEVYIKTMTSQKRKKNRLVTSDQQDQEQAPSFVEYTFHVKGDHYFLQDHKGEQLPLTVSHFHYTWNQQGQLVTGRYEGDGIFIRENGSRFIPNEGDFILIDKEQFNPYSIFRTELEPAALQGFEHNLAMHHVSHKDLIHCYNALIDQLFHSESTTTFRGVNFLTYQTDDQFVLVQHHFKRELRSQQHQTKDTVYDRFEFTTDKGKRTIALYTNAYQ from the coding sequence ATGGATCGATATGAAGCGCAACAACAAATTGGCAGCCTTCTCGTCATCGATCTCGGTGAAAAGGGAACTTACTTAGGTGAGCTACTATCGGTACTAACCGAGCCAAAAAGACCGTGGCGCGGACGCATTCAAATTAAATCTGTCGTAACGCTGCCTGAATTTATTTTTCAAAAAGAAACGATCGCCATTCATGAAATTCCTTATTCGGAAGATGATGTTGATACATTTGCTAGTCAATATTTAAAAGCAAGGTCGCCGCATATTCATGTGGAGTCCTATATTGATTCGATCTTAACGGACTTAAAAAAACGTCACATCCGGTTGAAAAATAGCGGTGCGCCTTCATCTGTAGAGCTTGAAGCACTGGAAGTCTATATTAAAACAATGACGAGTCAAAAGCGTAAAAAGAACCGACTTGTAACAAGTGATCAACAAGATCAAGAGCAAGCCCCATCGTTCGTTGAATATACCTTCCATGTAAAAGGTGACCATTATTTTCTGCAGGATCATAAAGGCGAACAACTTCCGTTGACTGTTTCTCATTTTCATTACACTTGGAACCAACAAGGTCAGCTTGTCACTGGTCGTTACGAAGGTGACGGTATTTTTATTCGAGAGAACGGTAGCCGCTTCATTCCAAATGAAGGTGACTTCATTCTAATTGATAAAGAACAGTTTAATCCGTACTCTATTTTCCGAACAGAATTAGAGCCAGCTGCCTTACAAGGCTTTGAGCACAACTTGGCTATGCATCATGTATCTCATAAAGACTTGATTCATTGCTATAACGCTCTTATTGATCAACTTTTTCATTCTGAATCAACGACAACGTTTCGAGGGGTTAATTTTTTAACCTATCAAACCGATGATCAGTTTGTTTTAGTTCAGCATCATTTTAAAAGGGAGCTTCGTTCACAGCAGCACCAAACAAAAGACACTGTCTACGATCGGTTTGAATTTACGACGGATAAAGGAAAACGAACGATCGCCCTTTATACAAATGCTTACCAATAA
- a CDS encoding PH domain-containing protein, whose translation MNELKRQHVAAIFINAAKGLTQIAVPFAIVAFFQGILWIFFLALAGLILVSIGFSWLSWYKFRYSLEEGELYVEQGIFVKKKRYIQKKRVQAINISAGVLQRIFGLVKVNIDTAGGGMEAEVELVAVTKKEADSIRSLLLKEPRSAGHNEEEEQIDGEGEPSDEIEQNPRTVWQLGKRRLVYTALTSSSVGLVLSAVVALLSQTAQFIPDSIYEDTVETVVSLSMLLLIGMAIIVLILSWFISSIITIVTYGNFHIETYDKEMVIQRGLLEKRQLTLAYSRITAIRVIRSVIRQPFGFVSVYVESAGGGNNNEQGSTLLVPLIHKRDLHDFLETIVPDYAIETPLTAAPSRAAKRFFIRMLVLPVLLTAGAVYLWGWIGSLGLIVIAVASILAWFQYKDAGAGAQGEFVWLRYRTIGQALIISRKRKIQSIAKQVSWLQKRKELATFELNVQSSMAGKSFAVKDISQNTSDELYKWYSYQNSHDSTKKV comes from the coding sequence ATGAATGAGTTAAAGCGACAACATGTAGCAGCAATTTTTATCAATGCTGCTAAAGGACTTACTCAAATTGCAGTTCCGTTTGCCATTGTGGCTTTTTTTCAAGGGATATTGTGGATTTTTTTCCTGGCGTTAGCTGGGTTAATACTCGTATCGATTGGCTTTAGCTGGCTGAGCTGGTATAAGTTTCGCTACTCTCTTGAAGAAGGCGAGCTGTACGTGGAACAAGGTATCTTTGTCAAGAAAAAACGATACATTCAAAAAAAGCGTGTGCAAGCCATCAATATTTCGGCTGGCGTTTTACAGCGAATTTTTGGACTTGTGAAAGTCAATATTGATACAGCTGGCGGTGGAATGGAAGCAGAAGTAGAGCTTGTTGCTGTTACAAAGAAAGAGGCAGATTCTATTCGCTCGCTTCTATTAAAAGAGCCGCGTTCAGCAGGTCACAACGAAGAAGAAGAACAAATTGATGGTGAGGGAGAGCCGTCTGATGAAATCGAACAGAACCCCCGTACCGTTTGGCAATTAGGTAAAAGGCGATTAGTTTACACTGCGCTCACCTCAAGTAGTGTTGGTCTGGTTTTATCTGCTGTTGTTGCGTTGCTTTCGCAAACGGCTCAATTTATTCCGGATTCCATTTATGAAGATACAGTTGAAACAGTCGTTAGTTTAAGTATGTTGTTGTTAATTGGAATGGCCATCATTGTTCTTATTCTTTCGTGGTTTATTTCAAGCATTATTACTATTGTTACCTATGGAAACTTTCATATTGAAACTTACGATAAAGAGATGGTTATTCAAAGAGGATTGTTAGAAAAACGGCAATTAACATTAGCGTACAGTCGGATTACAGCGATTCGAGTCATTCGAAGTGTTATCCGACAGCCATTTGGTTTTGTTTCTGTGTATGTGGAGTCGGCAGGAGGAGGTAATAACAATGAACAAGGATCGACCTTACTCGTGCCCCTCATTCATAAAAGGGATTTACACGATTTTTTGGAAACGATCGTCCCTGACTATGCCATTGAAACGCCTTTAACTGCAGCTCCTTCACGCGCGGCGAAACGCTTCTTTATCCGCATGCTGGTGCTCCCCGTGTTGTTAACAGCTGGCGCAGTGTACCTCTGGGGTTGGATCGGTTCTCTTGGACTTATTGTTATCGCTGTAGCAAGCATTCTAGCTTGGTTTCAATACAAAGATGCGGGTGCCGGTGCGCAAGGAGAATTTGTCTGGCTACGCTATCGAACAATCGGGCAAGCCTTAATCATTTCACGGAAAAGGAAAATTCAGTCCATTGCGAAACAAGTTTCTTGGCTACAAAAGCGTAAAGAATTAGCAACGTTTGAATTAAACGTGCAATCAAGTATGGCAGGAAAGTCTTTTGCAGTAAAAGATATTAGTCAAAATACGAGTGACGAACTATATAAATGGTATTCTTATCAAAATAGCCATGATTCAACAAAAAAAGTGTAG
- a CDS encoding PH domain-containing protein has product MRKQPELRLPKKAIQVWRIQNLFDTLFFALVPVIYFFVQAYIFERFFTWITWVLAGLVVLYGVTRVLIWPTIQWYRFRYEVFDDEIDIQQGVLIVRRTLVPMVRVQHVDTEQGPILRRYKMAAVSITTAATTHQIPTLNTEDADALRDQIASLASVHEDE; this is encoded by the coding sequence ATGCGAAAGCAGCCTGAGTTACGATTACCAAAAAAAGCGATTCAAGTATGGCGCATCCAGAATCTATTTGATACATTATTTTTTGCCCTTGTTCCAGTTATCTACTTTTTTGTGCAAGCATACATATTTGAACGTTTCTTTACATGGATAACGTGGGTGTTAGCCGGTTTGGTTGTTCTATATGGTGTAACGCGTGTCTTGATTTGGCCAACAATTCAATGGTACCGTTTTCGATACGAAGTGTTTGACGATGAAATTGATATTCAACAAGGTGTTTTAATCGTAAGAAGAACGCTTGTGCCAATGGTTCGAGTGCAGCATGTTGATACAGAGCAAGGTCCGATTTTAAGACGATACAAAATGGCAGCGGTCTCGATTACAACAGCCGCAACAACTCATCAAATTCCAACACTTAATACGGAAGATGCAGATGCATTACGAGATCAGATTGCGTCCCTTGCATCGGTGCATGAAGATGAATGA
- a CDS encoding conserved virulence factor C family protein, whose translation MHIRSIEPTPSPNTMKLNLSEAHDGASTTYSEKNKDQAPSFIQAILAVEGIKAVFHVGDFLAVDRLPKADWKVVLPEIRALFGEASDHNQEAAVQEGFGEVRVQVQMFKGIPMQVKVTDDEREVRRALPERFVQAIGNAEQEGDNVVLERKWDDQAPRYGELEQVADEVTAELEAAYSETRLDSLVKLAQGEKEAAEAFAARFKEVTKDMLEDPDWRNRYASLEQMDPKEKDLPVLELALQDEKASIRRLATMYLGMIETESVLPLLEQALNDPSVTVRRTAGDCMSDIGSEKGIPAMIASLQDSSKIVRWRAAMFLYEVGTDEAIPALQAAEDDPEFEVALQVKMALERIQGGEEAKGSVWKQMTEARNK comes from the coding sequence ATGCATATTCGTTCCATTGAACCGACACCTAGTCCAAATACGATGAAATTAAATTTAAGTGAAGCGCATGACGGAGCTAGCACCACGTATAGCGAGAAAAATAAAGATCAAGCACCGTCATTTATTCAAGCTATACTAGCTGTAGAAGGCATAAAAGCCGTTTTTCATGTTGGTGATTTTTTAGCCGTTGATCGGCTTCCAAAAGCAGATTGGAAAGTGGTCTTACCAGAAATTCGAGCGTTATTTGGCGAAGCCTCAGATCACAATCAAGAAGCGGCTGTTCAAGAAGGCTTTGGTGAAGTCCGTGTTCAAGTACAGATGTTTAAAGGAATTCCTATGCAAGTAAAAGTAACGGACGATGAAAGAGAAGTAAGAAGAGCGTTACCTGAACGCTTTGTGCAAGCGATTGGAAATGCTGAACAAGAAGGGGATAACGTCGTGCTTGAGCGGAAATGGGACGACCAAGCGCCTCGTTATGGTGAGCTAGAGCAGGTGGCTGATGAAGTAACAGCGGAGTTAGAAGCGGCTTATTCAGAAACTCGATTAGATAGCTTAGTGAAGCTTGCCCAAGGAGAAAAAGAAGCCGCAGAAGCGTTTGCTGCACGTTTTAAAGAAGTAACAAAAGACATGCTTGAAGATCCAGATTGGCGTAACCGATACGCATCTCTAGAACAAATGGATCCCAAAGAAAAGGATCTTCCTGTATTAGAGCTTGCTTTACAAGATGAAAAGGCGTCAATTCGTCGACTAGCAACAATGTATTTAGGGATGATCGAAACAGAAAGTGTACTACCTCTTCTTGAACAAGCGTTAAACGATCCTTCTGTAACGGTACGACGTACAGCTGGGGATTGTATGTCTGATATTGGTTCAGAAAAAGGGATTCCAGCTATGATAGCTTCTTTACAAGATTCAAGTAAAATTGTTCGTTGGCGTGCTGCTATGTTTCTTTATGAAGTTGGGACAGACGAAGCGATTCCGGCTTTGCAGGCAGCTGAAGATGACCCTGAATTTGAAGTAGCGCTACAAGTCAAAATGGCGTTAGAACGTATTCAAGGTGGCGAAGAAGCAAAAGGCTCTGTTTGGAAACAAATGACAGAAGCACGAAACAAATAA
- a CDS encoding metallophosphoesterase family protein, whose translation MRFAFLSDIHGNATALEAVLNDLQGQQIDQIYILGDLCFRGPEPKRVLELVQGSGAKVLKGNADEWLIRGFKDGEIPKERLELFQKERDWTLSRLDQEDLDYLKNLPTEFLIDDGQDLIVHAFHATPASLFDAVPVDDSAKIENDIMIRDEADIYIYGHTHHPYIRSIHGKNVVNTGSVGMPFDGHPLSSYVIIDIEDGNHSIQLKRVPYNREHVVEIYKQSGYPNIEEMGAVVYYAVQPK comes from the coding sequence ATGAGATTTGCTTTTTTATCAGATATCCATGGTAATGCAACAGCTTTGGAAGCGGTTTTAAATGACTTGCAAGGACAACAGATTGATCAGATTTACATACTTGGTGACCTTTGTTTTAGAGGTCCTGAACCAAAGCGTGTGCTTGAGCTTGTTCAAGGCTCTGGAGCAAAAGTTCTAAAAGGCAACGCAGATGAATGGTTAATTCGAGGATTTAAAGACGGAGAAATCCCGAAGGAACGTCTTGAACTGTTTCAAAAAGAGAGAGACTGGACGTTAAGCCGTTTAGATCAAGAAGATCTTGACTACTTAAAAAACCTTCCAACAGAGTTTCTTATTGACGATGGGCAAGATTTAATCGTTCACGCCTTTCACGCAACACCAGCTAGTTTATTTGATGCAGTCCCAGTTGATGACTCTGCTAAAATTGAAAATGACATTATGATTCGCGATGAAGCAGATATTTACATTTATGGACATACGCATCATCCTTATATTCGGAGTATCCACGGCAAAAATGTTGTTAACACTGGTTCAGTAGGGATGCCTTTCGATGGTCATCCACTCTCTTCCTATGTCATTATTGATATCGAAGACGGGAATCATTCCATTCAATTAAAACGTGTTCCGTACAACCGAGAGCATGTTGTAGAAATTTATAAGCAAAGCGGCTATCCGAACATTGAAGAAATGGGTGCCGTTGTCTACTACGCAGTTCAGCCAAAATAA
- a CDS encoding TlpA disulfide reductase family protein translates to MNFELNELRTGDRWELKKEANGRPVMLTFWTSWCPDSYKDLAAKRPLYQTMDENQLCFVTINVTGREGEVDLQEWLKQHNHQFLVLKDEGTTVYDQFGCEGVPTTVLLNKELRVTNTFGENTSMASIMASLTTIV, encoded by the coding sequence ATGAATTTCGAATTAAACGAATTACGTACTGGAGATCGTTGGGAATTGAAAAAAGAGGCAAACGGGCGTCCAGTCATGCTCACCTTTTGGACGTCTTGGTGCCCAGATTCTTATAAAGATCTAGCTGCTAAAAGACCGCTCTATCAAACGATGGACGAGAATCAACTTTGTTTTGTTACTATCAATGTAACAGGGCGTGAAGGTGAAGTCGATTTGCAAGAGTGGCTCAAACAGCACAATCACCAGTTCCTCGTGCTAAAAGATGAAGGAACAACTGTTTACGATCAGTTTGGCTGTGAAGGGGTACCAACAACTGTATTGTTAAATAAAGAACTACGCGTTACGAATACGTTCGGAGAAAATACTTCGATGGCCTCCATTATGGCTAGTTTAACAACCATTGTTTAA
- a CDS encoding BrxA/BrxB family bacilliredoxin: MSTAYEEYMRQVVLPMRKELTDAGFEELKTVDEVDAFMADAEGTTLVFINSVCGCAAGLARPSAIYSLKHDRTPDQLVTVFAGQDRDATAQMRSKFPEYAPSSPSMALLKGNEVVHFIPREEIEGAEPEAIIRNLATAYNEHC, translated from the coding sequence ATGTCAACAGCATATGAAGAATATATGCGCCAAGTCGTTTTACCGATGCGGAAAGAATTAACGGACGCTGGCTTTGAAGAATTAAAAACAGTTGATGAAGTGGATGCGTTTATGGCTGATGCAGAAGGAACAACCCTTGTGTTTATCAACTCAGTTTGTGGTTGTGCGGCAGGACTTGCACGTCCATCAGCAATTTATTCATTAAAACATGATCGAACACCTGACCAACTTGTTACCGTATTTGCAGGTCAAGACCGGGACGCGACAGCGCAGATGCGCTCGAAGTTTCCAGAGTATGCGCCATCATCTCCTTCAATGGCATTGCTAAAAGGAAATGAAGTGGTTCATTTTATTCCTAGAGAAGAGATCGAAGGAGCAGAACCTGAAGCCATTATTCGTAACTTGGCGACAGCATACAACGAACATTGTTAA
- a CDS encoding thioredoxin family protein codes for MIETSIVELNKRLQQNWTGWVYVSSPFCGTCQVAEQMLHVVESLQEFTQPILKLNLQLAPEFAMSNRIESVPAMIYYKDGRNRRLSYQFKSVIDLQHHLKEVTTNVNSI; via the coding sequence ATGATTGAAACTTCCATTGTGGAGCTTAACAAGCGCCTACAACAGAACTGGACAGGTTGGGTTTATGTTTCCTCACCATTTTGTGGTACGTGTCAAGTGGCAGAACAAATGCTTCACGTTGTTGAGAGCCTTCAAGAGTTTACGCAACCTATTTTAAAACTTAATCTACAGCTAGCGCCTGAATTTGCGATGAGCAATCGAATTGAAAGTGTACCAGCGATGATTTATTATAAAGATGGAAGAAATAGGCGCTTATCGTATCAATTTAAATCTGTTATCGATTTGCAGCACCATTTAAAGGAGGTTACTACTAATGTCAACAGCATATGA
- the rnz gene encoding ribonuclease Z encodes MEFHFLGTGAGVPAKKRNVSALALRFLEQKRGVWLFDCGEATQHQFLHSALSIPAISTIFISHLHGDHVYGLPGLLSSRSFQGGKTPLTIYGPKGIKAYIEHSLAATNTVLKYPFTIVELAGSCQFEHEDCAISVFSLQHPVQSFGFRIEEKAKPGKLNVEALREKGISPGPLYAAIKKGEHVQLENGEWLDGSRYVEEPIKGRTVVICGDTAPVEEVSVQAKEADVLVHEATFASDHQAHAGDFGHSTIEDVAKLATSAGVKHLVLTHISSRYAQNELFYLQEAKAAFSSVIVAEDMLVLNLSKKGELTTHD; translated from the coding sequence ATGGAATTTCATTTTTTAGGAACAGGGGCAGGTGTTCCGGCAAAAAAACGAAACGTTAGTGCACTTGCTTTACGGTTTTTAGAACAAAAAAGAGGCGTTTGGTTATTCGATTGTGGAGAAGCAACACAGCACCAATTTCTTCACTCAGCATTGTCAATACCGGCAATTTCGACAATTTTTATAAGCCATCTTCACGGTGATCACGTGTATGGATTGCCTGGATTGTTAAGTAGTCGTTCTTTTCAAGGTGGGAAGACTCCATTAACGATATATGGCCCGAAAGGGATTAAAGCGTATATTGAGCACTCTTTAGCGGCAACGAATACGGTTTTAAAATACCCGTTTACGATTGTTGAATTAGCTGGTTCTTGTCAATTTGAACACGAAGACTGTGCCATTTCGGTGTTTTCCTTACAACACCCGGTTCAAAGTTTTGGCTTCCGTATAGAAGAAAAAGCAAAGCCTGGCAAGCTGAATGTAGAAGCATTACGCGAAAAAGGCATCTCCCCTGGACCTTTGTATGCGGCAATTAAAAAGGGTGAGCATGTACAGCTTGAAAATGGAGAGTGGCTTGACGGCTCCCGATACGTTGAGGAACCGATAAAAGGTAGAACGGTCGTTATTTGTGGAGATACGGCCCCTGTGGAGGAAGTGAGTGTACAGGCAAAAGAAGCCGATGTACTTGTTCATGAAGCAACATTTGCTTCCGATCATCAAGCCCATGCAGGTGACTTTGGACATTCAACTATTGAAGATGTGGCAAAGTTAGCGACTTCGGCCGGTGTAAAACACCTTGTTTTAACCCACATCTCATCACGTTATGCCCAAAATGAACTGTTTTATCTTCAGGAGGCTAAGGCTGCATTCTCTTCAGTTATTGTGGCAGAAGATATGCTTGTATTGAACTTATCTAAGAAAGGTGAATTAACAACTCATGATTGA
- a CDS encoding type 1 glutamine amidotransferase domain-containing protein — translation MRLKGKKIIAAVDEEFEDLELWYPILRLQEEGAIVDLVGQEKGKTYIGKYGVPATAAYAFDEVQASQYDGILIPGGWAPDKLRRYETLLSIVKEMDQDQKPIGQICHAGWVLISANILQGRNVTSTPGIKDDMVNAGATWHDTAVIGDGHIISSRRPPDLPPYAKAFADKLAEQ, via the coding sequence ATGAGGTTAAAAGGAAAGAAGATTATAGCCGCGGTAGATGAAGAATTTGAAGACTTAGAACTTTGGTATCCGATTCTCCGCTTACAAGAAGAAGGCGCCATTGTCGATCTTGTTGGACAAGAAAAAGGAAAGACATATATCGGTAAATATGGAGTGCCGGCAACTGCGGCGTACGCATTTGATGAAGTGCAAGCTTCCCAATATGACGGTATCTTGATTCCAGGTGGATGGGCACCAGACAAGTTACGTCGCTATGAAACGTTGCTATCCATTGTCAAGGAAATGGATCAAGATCAAAAGCCAATCGGACAAATTTGCCATGCTGGCTGGGTATTAATCTCTGCTAATATTTTACAAGGGAGAAATGTGACAAGCACTCCAGGCATTAAAGACGATATGGTGAATGCAGGAGCTACGTGGCACGATACGGCTGTTATCGGTGATGGCCATATTATCTCAAGCAGACGACCGCCGGATTTGCCACCCTATGCTAAAGCATTTGCGGATAAGTTGGCGGAACAGTAA
- the ilvA gene encoding threonine ammonia-lyase IlvA, whose translation MATTLQDIIRANQMLKDIITHTPLQKDQVLSERYGCTVYLKREDLQVVRSFKIRGAYYQISSLSKEELDAGVVCASAGNHAQGVAYSCQALKIKGVIFMPSTTPKQKVAQVEFFGRDYVDVRLTGDTFDDSYAEAMRYRDEHNLAFIHPFDQDHIIAGQGTVGLEILNDMEETPDYIFSSIGGGGLISGISTYIKSISPATKMIGCEPAGAASMKEAIKQGGVVELPEINKFVDGAAVKRVGEKTYNICKQYLDDIILVPEGKICTTILKLYNENAIVAEPAGAMPIAALDLYADKIKGKSVVCVVSGGNNDIGRMEEIRERSLVYEGLQHYFIIEFPQRAGALKEFILYVLGPEDDITRFEYTKKNNKSSGPVLIGIELKSNKDYEGLIQRMDELGFGYEEVNKNESLFSLLI comes from the coding sequence ATGGCGACAACCCTACAAGATATTATTCGAGCAAATCAAATGCTTAAAGACATTATTACTCATACGCCATTGCAAAAGGATCAAGTGCTTTCAGAGCGATACGGCTGTACGGTGTATTTAAAACGCGAAGACCTTCAAGTCGTCCGTTCCTTTAAAATTCGAGGGGCGTATTACCAAATTTCTTCGCTTTCAAAAGAAGAATTAGACGCTGGTGTTGTATGTGCAAGTGCAGGAAATCATGCCCAAGGTGTTGCGTATTCTTGCCAAGCATTAAAAATTAAAGGTGTCATTTTTATGCCGTCAACAACGCCGAAGCAAAAAGTCGCGCAAGTAGAATTTTTCGGCAGAGATTATGTTGATGTTCGATTAACGGGCGATACGTTTGATGATTCCTATGCAGAGGCCATGCGTTACCGTGACGAGCATAATTTGGCGTTTATTCATCCATTTGATCAAGACCATATTATTGCTGGGCAAGGAACGGTTGGTTTGGAGATATTAAATGATATGGAAGAAACCCCTGATTATATCTTTTCATCTATTGGCGGTGGCGGATTGATTAGTGGCATTTCTACATATATTAAAAGCATTAGTCCAGCCACAAAAATGATTGGCTGTGAGCCAGCTGGCGCCGCATCTATGAAGGAAGCGATTAAGCAAGGTGGTGTAGTAGAGCTTCCTGAAATTAATAAGTTTGTAGATGGAGCTGCGGTAAAGCGTGTCGGTGAGAAAACGTACAACATCTGTAAACAGTATTTAGATGATATTATTTTAGTCCCCGAAGGAAAAATCTGTACGACGATTCTAAAACTGTACAATGAAAATGCGATTGTTGCCGAGCCTGCTGGAGCGATGCCAATTGCAGCTCTTGATCTTTATGCTGATAAAATAAAAGGGAAATCTGTCGTTTGCGTAGTCAGTGGGGGAAATAACGATATTGGCCGTATGGAAGAAATACGTGAACGTTCCCTCGTATATGAAGGACTACAGCATTACTTTATTATTGAGTTTCCTCAACGAGCCGGAGCATTAAAAGAATTCATTCTTTATGTACTTGGACCTGAAGACGATATTACTCGTTTTGAATATACAAAGAAAAATAATAAGTCAAGCGGACCGGTGTTAATCGGTATAGAATTAAAATCGAATAAAGATTATGAGGGGCTCATTCAGCGAATGGACGAGCTAGGGTTCGGTTACGAAGAAGTAAATAAAAATGAAAGTCTATTTTCATTATTAATTTAA
- a CDS encoding YppE family protein produces the protein MDRLKQTTEALRALTKEAEAFYINVVKKDSNYEVDFYGKVKPFADQVQPLAQEWASLVKPFLMQHYTKLVHVSQVEQTVENLDVVAIKSFYPSSGMRRQRETFKSVTFVLDTVLEEIKLAQTTKPSD, from the coding sequence ATGGATAGGTTAAAACAGACCACAGAAGCGCTACGTGCGCTTACGAAAGAGGCAGAAGCGTTTTATATAAACGTTGTAAAAAAGGATTCTAATTATGAAGTTGATTTTTATGGGAAAGTAAAGCCCTTTGCTGATCAAGTGCAGCCGCTGGCACAAGAATGGGCGAGCTTAGTGAAGCCGTTTCTTATGCAGCATTATACAAAGCTTGTCCATGTGAGCCAAGTTGAACAAACTGTTGAAAACTTAGATGTTGTCGCTATAAAGTCTTTTTATCCATCCTCTGGCATGAGAAGACAACGAGAGACGTTTAAATCTGTTACGTTTGTGCTGGATACGGTTTTAGAAGAAATTAAGCTAGCGCAGACAACAAAACCATCCGACTAA
- the racA gene encoding chromosome-anchoring protein RacA, which translates to MASYKTKEVSMELGVNPTTIQRWTKFFKISCDVNEQGHFLYTDEHLPLFRAIQEQLRAGKKLKDISLDSKQEKEKRIPSVPKKQYDAKLEQMYQQVHVLEQRLETKADDVVSYQLLKHRSELDDMMKVLDRLENRLIQMEERYQQENDDTGRSYKEPRRYPHRTWKAILSFFSF; encoded by the coding sequence ATGGCGAGCTATAAAACAAAGGAAGTATCAATGGAGCTAGGCGTCAATCCAACGACCATTCAACGCTGGACAAAGTTCTTTAAAATTTCGTGCGATGTGAATGAACAGGGACATTTCTTATATACAGATGAACATTTACCATTATTTCGCGCCATACAGGAACAATTACGAGCAGGGAAGAAGTTAAAAGACATTTCACTTGATTCTAAGCAAGAGAAAGAAAAGCGTATCCCATCGGTTCCAAAAAAGCAATATGATGCAAAATTAGAGCAAATGTACCAACAAGTTCACGTTCTAGAGCAACGATTAGAGACGAAAGCAGATGATGTTGTTAGCTATCAGCTTTTAAAGCATCGCTCAGAACTAGACGATATGATGAAAGTATTGGATCGGCTTGAAAATCGCTTAATACAAATGGAAGAGCGCTATCAACAAGAGAACGATGATACTGGTAGGTCGTATAAAGAGCCAAGGCGCTATCCCCATCGGACATGGAAAGCCATTTTGTCTTTTTTTAGCTTTTAA